The Parus major isolate Abel chromosome 12, Parus_major1.1, whole genome shotgun sequence genome segment GCAGTCATCTGAAATACAGATCAGATATCTTTAAACTTGAAGTACTAATGAACTATTATTTTGCTAAATACTTGAGGCATGTAACACTAACCAAAACCCagttgtgggggaaaaaaaacaaaaaaaaattcttcatgagCAACTGAACTAATAATTCAAAGCACTATCCTGGTGCTACCAAATGACCAGAACTCCTGCTTTCATAACTGCTACAGAGGCTGAGGTCAAATACCACTGCCCTACTTCAATCATTTATCTacagaacaaattaaaactAGCACATATCTGGTTTAACAAGGCATTACAATGCATTACATTAATGATGCATTACATTAACAAATACTGAGTTAAGATCTGAACATTGATACTTCTTAAATAATATTgtcttaaatttttaataagCAAGAAATGAACTGTACTTAAAACACACCTATACAAAAACCCTACTAAAACCCAAATCCCATACCCTGCCTTGTAAAGCCCCAGCTAACTTTTTTAGGGCTTTGTAAGTAATACATGAGGGCAGAACTCTGTCCCATTTCCTGCCTCAGAACTTTGTAACACACTGGAGCTGACATGAAATCTGACATTTGACTATGAGGCTCTCCTCCTCACCAGCTTACTCAGATCCCAAAGTTTACAAACTGCATGCAGCATCCTCAAAGTGAGTCAATGATGAATAAGAGGGTCAGGCAAATACCCTGCTGGCTGTCCCCCAGACAACTCTCTCTGACAGAGGAGTTGTCTAAGATTAATCTGCAATATCTAAATGCTAACCAACACttttagaagtgtttttaaTAGCCAAACTTGGGTTCAGCAGCCACAGTCCTACAATGGCTCTGTACTTTTCTAGTCATGCTACATGAGCACCTTCTAGTAACTACACAATGTGACTTCATGCAGGTAAGAGCCAAGAGTGACCTTTAAGAAAGCTCTTCTCCAAACTCCACTCCTCTTACTAAACCCACTCCTGCCCCAAAGTGCCCAGGACAGTTCTTGGCTTTCTACCCAATTCCTGTCTTCCGTGAAATTGTTTCACAAGATGAGGGAACAAAATGCGTtgtcatttttccttctccattctTTCCACACTTGAGCAGTCAGTGTTTACAGGAAGTAGCATTACTGTGGTTTGAATGGCCACACACATAAGAACTCCTTTTACCACTACGCCCCACACACACCAAATACTCTTGTAAGCAAACAGGTTCTAATGTCCATTGCAAACCAGAAAAGGAAGGGTTTAATTTAACTTCTTGCTGTTGTTCTTTCCATCAAAACCCGGCAAAAATGCAATGGTGAAAGTCTGAGCATCACCTGCAGAGGAGCTGTTAGATTCATTCCAGCCGTAGAAGAAGTGCTAGGGGTCCAGTAtaatcaccaccaccacctgaACCCCGGGcatgggctctgcagggagtCAGAGGTACATTTAGGAAGACAACCGAGAAGGGTCCGAGCAGCGCTGGatttcccccagcacagctgactCAGAGCTCGCCTTTTCCCACGAACGGGCGCGCTGAGGTGACCCCCAATCTCCTGTCCTGGGATCGAGGGATCCCGAACCTTCTGGGAAACAAGCACTGCACAGCTTGGAGCTCTGGGGAAACTCAGAGCAGCGCTTCCCATGCGGACCATGCCCACACGGCCCCCGCCCAGGGCCGGCTGCCCCCTCCCCTCACAGACCCCCAGCAGTACCCAAGCCCTCTCCGTACCCTCCCAGCGCTGCGGGAGCGGCTCAGCCTCACCCTCACAGCGCCCCTATTCCCGCATGGCGTCCACAcccactccagcccctcacaACCCCGGGGGTCCCTCCACAACCTCACGCCGCCTCCAGCCCCTCACAACCCCGGGGCTCTCTCCACAACCTCACGCCGCCTCCAGCCCCTCACAACCCCGGAGCTCTCTCCACAACCTCACGCCGCCTCCAGCCCCTCAGAGCACCCCAAAGCCGCCGGGCGCCACCCCCGGTCCCTCCCCGCGCCTGCGCGGCCCCACCGCGCCTGCGCCGCGCCCTCGGGGCTATAAAAGCGGCAGTGCGGGAGCACATCCCCGTGTCGCCTCCCCGTCGCCGGTGTCACTTTGCCGTCACCTCCGGTGTCCCGTCCGGCAGCAAGGATGGAAGCGGTAGTGCGGCGCTGCCCGTTCCTGGCCCGTGTGTCCCAGGCGTTCCTGCAGAAGGCAGGGCCGTCGCTGCTGCTGTACGCCCAGCATTGCCCGCGCATGATGGAGGCGGCCCCGCCGGCCGCCCGCGCCCTCGCCACGTCCGCCGCCCGCGGGCAGCAGGCGGAGGAGGAGACCCCCGCGGGCCGCCGCGGTGAGTACGGCCCCGGCAGCGAGCCGAGCGTCACGGGCCccctgaaggggaaaaaaagaacacagaCATAACATGTCGCGGGGGGAAACTTCTGGAATAGGCAGCGCTGAGGCAGAGGTTGCTTAATCCTTGAAATGTCCGCGGTAACGAAATTGGTGACCGTGGCACGAATCGGGGACCGGCCTGATGGGGCGTCCTGGGCGAGCCCCGGGTGGGGATCCGGGATCCTGGATCTCGGAGTGGCGTTTCTCACTGTACAGTGGCCGCTCACGCCCCCCGGGAACATTCCTTGGGGAATTCTTCCCCAGGCGCTcaggggaaggagctgaggcTCGCAGCAGAGGAAGCTGTATGGCTGAAAAATCTCTGAACTCCTGgaaagatcacagaatcacaggttAGAAAAGACCCCTGAGGTCGAGTCCAGCCTGTGACTGAACACTACCATGTCAACTACAGCATGGCATTTAGTGCCATATCTAGTCTTTCCTTcaatcttttctttaaatattgcCATTGCGAGTGAAAGAGAGGTATTTTTGCCCCTCAAAGGGTACAGTGCTAGATCTAACATCTGAAATCTGATGTCCCTTGGGTGTTACTGGGATTTTATGcttgtataaataaaatgtgactGCTCAGTTAAACAGTTCTGAATGGGGCTTGTCAAATTAATTGCAAAAGTAATGGATAAAAAAAGTTAGTGTATTGAAATGATGAGGCTGAAgtgttttctcttctctgcccCCATCTCAGAGGCCAAAATTGTCAAAGAAGTAGCCCAGCAGAATGGAGATGGAACCCAGCCTCCTGCTGGCCACCCACCTGCCAGCGCTGGCCAGAGTACGGCTACCAAATGCCCATTCCTGGCAGCTCAGATGAATCACAAGAACAGCAATGTTTTCTGCAaagccagcctggagctgcaggaggacgTGCAGGAAATGCAGGTGGACAGGAAAGGTATGTTCTCTGTGCACTGAAGTGGTGATTCCTCCCgagagctgctggtgcctgACATGGCTCTGGAGCGTGCCAGGTCTGACAGGCATCACTGAAATGATGCACTTTTATGGGAGACTGCTGGGAAAAAGCTGCTGGAGAATGTATGTGTTAATGACACACCTGTGACGTTGGGCAGGGTTTCCCTGGGGGATTTTGATGTGGGAATAACGTGAGCTGTATTTTGATGTGCTGGCTGGCTCTAGATGTGGGAGTCAAGCTGTTACACTCGCACCCAAGCAGGTGCTTAGATCTGAGGAGAGCTTTGCCAGGGTGCTGGTTTAGACAAAAGTTTCATATCCAAAGACGGAGAAAAGTGTCAAGACATCAGGCAAGTACCAGCACAAATCCAAGCTTGAAAGCAGGCAAATGGTTTTGGggtgtatttttgtgtttatggAGCTAAAGGGTGTTGGCTGGCTTGCAGTGGTAGTGCGGAAGGGCTGTCCTTCAAAGGAAGGAACTTCTCAGCAGTATCAGTAAAGCCTTGCTGCCTGTCTCAGGaggcttattttacttttctgtttgccttctgtggcatagtttttaaaaaaataaatctgtgctaacagaataaaaaggaagCAGCTGACTAGAAGTCTGCCTTCAGTTAGGTGTGTACCAATACCTCAGATAAATGCTATAGCTGTATAGTGTGGCTCTCTGAGTCATGATGAACCAAATGTCTTGTAAGGAAGTTGCCTGTTGTACTGTGGTTAATTAGCAAGGCTAATCCTTCTGTCTTGTCCAATGCAAATTTGCAAGCAAATAAAATAGTTGACCTTAGCAGGATCAATGTGGGGTTTTGGGTATGTCCTTCCTAAAGATTGAAATATcggttttatttaaaatgtttgctttgctgAATTCAACTTACTTCACTCTGTTTCAAACCAAACTCACTGGAATTCATTACAATGTAGGTACAGAATTTGCCAAAATACCAAGTACTTCCACTGTGAGAAAGATTGAGACTGAGGGAGAAGAGCAGAGTGGCTTGCTCAAGAAGTTTAAGGATATTATGCTGAAGCAAAGACCGGAAAGTGTCTCTCATCTGCTTCAGGATAACTTGCCAAAATGTAAGAATGTCTGGCAAAACCCCCAGAGGCCTGGTCTGCTGTGATGATTTTGTGTGTGCTGAAGGTTCTGTCTCATTTCAGCTGTCTCCACCTTCCAGTATGATCAGTTCTTTGAGAAGAAGATCGATGAGAAGAAGAAGGATCACACCTACCGAGTGTTCAAGACGGTGAACCGGAAGGCGCAGATCTTCCCCATGGCAGACGACTACACTGATTCCCTGATCACCAAAAAGGAGGTGTCTGTGTGGTGCAGCAATGATTACCTCGGCATGAGCCGGCACCCTCGTGTCTGTGGGGCAGTTATGTGAGTAGTGCTGTGTTCTTAAGCTGTGTTTTGTGGGAAGGCTTCTGAAAAGCTGGTTTCTGTCAGGTACATAAGTTGCTTCTGATGTGATTCTGGGTGTGTAGTTAAGACCACACTTGTTTCTTGAGCTGGGGTGGGTCACTTGGTGTTAGATCCAAGGCTGCACTGTGTGTACTGGTCACTGATTGTGCTCCTTGGATCTTCCATAGAAGCCCCAAAATGTTACCAGATAAACTGGATGGTATATTGCAGCTATATTTGGTCACTGATTTCTGACCTTACTGGACTCCTGAGTGTGCAGGTTGCTCAAAGACCCAACAGCTGCTTTTTTGCTGCCAGGTTTTTTTTAGAGCAGTCCTGATAATATACCAGAATGTTTTCAGCAATGATCCTTTACTCTTCTGTGTGTCCCACAGCAATGCTAATGCCTCTCTTGGGACCTCTTTAGGGAAACACTGAAACAAcatggtgctggagcaggaggcacAAGAAACATATCAGGAACAAGTAAATTCCATGTCGATTTGGAAAAAGAACTAGCTGATCTCCATGGAAAAGATGCAGCACTGTTGTTCTCATCTTGCTTTGTAGCCAATGACTCCACTCTCTTCACTCTAGCTAAAATGCTCCCAGGTAAGATCTCAGATTGCATCTCTGTTGCCAcaaaaacacagccctgccccaaGCTGTTGGGTAGATGTCCAAAGTGAGGATTCACCCATATCCATTGGCAGAGTATGGTTTGCTGCTTTTGATACCATATTCAAGTTATGTTCAATACAAATGATAATATCAACCTACTGAGATTGAGATCTATGAACTGGGAACCACTGGAGGAATTAGACAAGAGTCTTCTGTTCTGGCATTTAAACTCTACCTGAGAATGAAGCAGTGGGAATTTAGTGTCCTCCCACTGGAAGGGGTGAACTTCTCTCTTACATCAGAAGTTAGGAGAGTGAGAGAACTATTTTCTCAAGCTCTTATTTGTGTTAATTTGAACACCTAAAATAAACCTtaagtattatttttacttcataaTCTGTAACTTGCTCTTTCAATCAAAAGCATTACTTTGAAGAACAAGCTAGCTGCCTTTGTTTCCTGAACTCTTCCCATACATAATGCAATTTTAGGAATCACTTAATGCTTTCTGTACTTAGAAGGTAACTGGGCTGTTTCCTCAGGTTGTGAGATCTACTCTGATTCTGGAAACCATGCCTCCATGATCCAGGGGATCCGTAACAGCAGGGTGCCAAAACATATATTTCGCCATAACGATGTCAACCATCTTCGAGAACTGTTGAAAAAGTCTGATCCATCCACCCCTAAAATTGTTGCATTTGAAACTGTTCACTCAATGGATGGTAAGTTGACATCAAAGCCTCCTGTCTGTTTCTAGGGCAGTTAGTCCTCAAATCATCTGTGTTTTAGGTTTCAAAGTGTACAGTGCTATAGGGGTTGTCTGGGGGTACTTCTGGGGTTTAGTTAGTCatacaaaaaaatcctaaactGCTTTGGTTCCTAGGTGCTGTTTGTCCTCTGGAAGAGCTGTGTGATGTGGCCCACGAGCACGGGGCCATCACCTTTGTGGATGAAGTGCATGCTGTGGGGCTGTATGGAGCCCGAGGAGGCGGGATAGGAGACCGGGACGGGATCATGCACAAGATGGACATCATCTCTGGAACACTTGGTATGCACAGCCTGGCActtctgcaggagctgaggcagcaaagctgctgagcAGCCAAACTGAGCTAACCCACTCAAAATCAGTCTAGTCAAATGAACTTGCTAAGGGCTGCTGGGGCCTAGGATTTTTCAAAAAGCCCAAGGGATTTAAGTGTGCCCCACAGTTTTTGAAAAGCTTCTATTAAGCTACTTACACTGCCTTAGAATTAATTATGGTAGCTTTGTATGGGGTTTTCCTTTAAGCAAGCTAGCAAAAAGTCCTCCAGTGGCATGTTATACAACTCAAAAAGAAATTCAGGTGAGAATGCTAGTAGAGCAGTTCTCTATATTTAGTAGTACTTAGTTCCTTTATGTGAAATGGAGTGCTCCTAATCTAGAAACCTGAGATGGGGAGTTATGTAAAGAGATTTGGCAAGTACTGAAGCAACTGCTATTATCTGAGTAGAATGCAGGCTCAGGAGTAAGTTTGCTGCTGCAAATTGGAAGGTTGTTTCAACAGCTTTCAAAACACGAATAAAATTTATTAGGAAAGTTCATGCCCTTTGGAACTTAAAAGTCCTGGGTTACAACCTAATAGGAACAGAAGTGTTCACCAGACACCCTAGTTCTGCCTGTGGCTGTGTTCTGCACTCCAGACATTTGGAAAGGAGGGCTGGTATCAACTGCACAATCACAGTGACAGCCTTCTGTGCTCCTTAGGAGCATGGGCTATTTCTAGCATCTCtgaaacagattattttaaatctgcTGAGAGACTTAGTGTTGATCGCATGGGGTCACTGTTGAAGTCCCTGCTTGATGATTGGGCTTGTAAGGTCTTCCCCAAAATCAAAACTTGTTGTATTTGAGAGAGGCATGAGCCATCCTTGCTGTGCAGTAACTAGATCCATGTTATCAAGATTGgcttaaaaagcaaagctgtaCCATGTGCTGAGTAAATAcaagagaggagctggagcatgCCATGCTACATTACGTGTGTGGTCAGAATAACCCATTCCTGCAAGTGTAAAGCTCCAATCCTTCAAGTCATTCCAATAGGTGGAAAGAATTAAGTCTGgttacctttttattttttttttttccttcaggcaAAGCATTTGGCTGTGTGGGAGGCTACatctccagcaccagctctctGATAGACACAGTTCGTTCGTACGCTGCCGGCTTTATTTTCACCACCTCCCTGCCCCccatgctgctggcaggggcCCTGGAGTCCGTGCGGACGCTGAAGAGCGCCGAGGGGCAGGTGCTGAGGCGCCAGCACCAGCGCAACGTCAAGCTCATGAGGCAGATGCTGATGGATGCAGGGCTGCCCGTGGTGCACTGCCCCAGCCACATCATTCCCATAAGGGTGAGGACTTGGGGTGCTGTTagcacagggctgtggtgcTTGTTTTGCTGTCCGTGAGCACGTTACACCAGCAGGTGTTAGTTACTGCCTTCACAAAGTTCCAACTCACCCTGTTGCtcagcagggatgtgccaggaGTCTGGCTTAAGCTTAAGCCTggtgtaaatataaaatacagggTTTCATACACTAACTATACAGAAAATAGGGAAACTGCTACCAAGCTAGTGAAAAGATTTGGGTTACAAACAGCTGAGCGGCCTAGGCTGCAGTGATGTTCTTATGCCCAGAGTGCTCTGCAACACAGACTTCTAAGCCTTTCTTTCTGACCTACATGTCACTTACCAGCCCCCCCCATTGGATTTTTATGGCTTGCTAAGTTGGGCTGACAATTTTACCAACTCTCATCTTTTGTCTGATTTTGTAACTTAGTATTTTGATCTTCAGGTTGCAGATGCtgctaaaaatacagagatCTGTGACAAGCTGATGAGCCAGCACAGCATCTATGTCCAAGCCATCAACTACCCGACGGTTCCCCGCggagaggagctgctcagaATTGCCCCTACACCTCACCACACCCCTCAGATGATGAGTTATTTTCTCGGTGAGTGGACTCCTGCATCAGTGCAATGAGGATCCTGCCTGTCTGTGCAGTCTTTGTACTAAAAATGAGACTGGGAAGTGCTTGAGTTTTGGATGTCATGAGCTGGACAGTGTCtttccactgctgcagcacatcctgcacACTTCCCTGCTTGGAGTGTGAGATGTGAAGGCCAGTGCACTGTGACTTGGAACAGAGAGGGGCAAGACCAGTGCAGACATGTACCCAGACACTGCTCATGTGTTGTCCAAACCAATCTTCACATGTTATGTGGATCCCAAACTCAGCTATCCTCAGCCAAGCTGTTAGCTTGTCTTAGACATGGATCTGTCCAGAGAAAGTAGATCCTTCTTGATCCTGTCAGGAGAGGTGATATGAGGATTGCTGAGACGTAGTTGCAGCCCAGTTGTTTCAAGAGGTAGATTGTGTCAGAGTGAAATCCTATTATCCCTGCTCACTTGTTAGGAGAATAAATATGCTGCCACTTCTGCTTCTCTAAAGCAATCCAGTCTTAGGCTTTGATCTTGATAAACTTCTCTTAACAGAAAAACTGCTGGCTACGTGGAAGGATGTTGGTCTGGAGCTGAAACCACACTCCTCAGCTGAATGCAACTTCTGTAGACGACCCCTGCATTTTGAAGTGATGAGTGAACGAGAGCGAGCCTACTTCAGTGGCATGAGCAAATTAGTATCTGTCAGTGCATGAAAGtaacaattttaatttgttgtcCAGCTCTAGTATCGAGTCAGtagcattttttaattgttcaaGTATTTTAATTGTAGTTGAAGCACTatgctctgaaaataaatttctagaGCCATGATGCCCATTTGTTTTTGTGTGCTTCTGTGTCCCTTCCATAACTGGAACTGAAGTGTCAGGGGGGGGCATTTGATGGAATAAAACAGTTCTCTACAGCTAAATGGCCCTCATGTCAAATGACGATGCCTAAAGAACTTCACTAGTGCTTCCTGCATGGGTTTATTTAttatggaaagagaaaacagcttctctgggacATCTTCCTGAAAGCCTTTGAAAACATGCAGCTGTAGTTCTACATGCCCACTAAAACTTAAGCACCTTGAGAGGTGCTGTATAAGCAGCTTACACCCCTGTTTTGGGATGCAGGCATTCAGAATGGGATCTGAGGGATGCTCTCTCCCTCTGCTacacctcttcttcctctgtagTTCTGTGCACAAGCATTCCCCTTCTGGCATTCACTACTACCCCGAGGGGAAAGATGCTAGTGCAATTAATGAAGTGGTATACAGAAAAGCAAGCTGGGGGtatggcaggggctggaaaaggaaggtgtgtccagcactgcaggtgctTCAGGCAGGTTGGCTCTGGCTGCCTGTGTCTCTGCAGGAGGTGCTGTTCTGTGCAATCAGTGCTAGCCTGGTGTAAAAAACTGTCAGTAAGCAATAAAATAGTTCAGGTCTCTGAGAGAAGTCATTGTAGGAGAGCATCAGTACTACCTTCACAACCCTCCTGAAACCTTAGGCCTCTTACACCTAATTGCCATCTTCTTTCATGCTTTGGTGAATAGCAAAGGCCTGCTTTGAACAGGGGGAAGTAATTCTCTGGTGAGCACGTGTACTCAGAGGTCATCAGTATTGGCATCAAGTCAAGCAGAGCACTGAACTGCTCCTTGCAGGTGCAGGCATGTCCAGGAACTGCTACAGTGGCTTCCACAAGCCCCTGAACAGCCACTCTCTCCCAAGGACTTTGTTTTCTGGCTGTAAGGAGCCAGCCTGGCACTTCTCCCTGCTGTCACACTCACATGTGCACTGTGAGGCTCCCTCCCACTAGGGATCCATTATAGTATCACAAATAGCCATGTGTGGTGGAGATAGAATcccaaattaaagcaaaatcaTCAGCTGGAAGTCACCAGTTGTTTAAGCATGTCCTGAAGCACCCTGCTATTCTCAGAAGagtttttataaaaacatttgaCTTTCCAAGCAGTCAAGCTACTTTGAAAAATCCCTTTGcaaggggctgctgctgcccctgccaggTGCAGGTGCTCTCTAGAAGGGAGGATGTGACCTGCCTGGCCTTGCCATGAACCATTTGTGGCCCAAGACTCAAAGCATATGTTTTAGAGCTCTTCCCATTATCTTTTAGGTTACATTACTGCATTAACTGGAGCTATAAAATAATaagccacagctcctccatCAACCTCTCCCTAGGACCTTGTCCCCAGCACGTTAACATGCCAACAATGTCATTGCAAACTCTGGCAACAATCAGGGAACAGCTGTAAGCAATCAGTGTGTGGGAGATAACAGATGTTGACTCACATATGGCCATATTCTGACAATACCAGGTCACTTGcatttctaggttttttttcactgaaagcttTCAGAATTGGCCCATTTTACAAACCAGTTAATAAGCCCTGTGTTTCTTCCTAGTTTTTATAACAGTAACTCAACATTTTGTACTACAAAGGTGAAGAAATAAGACATAGAAAGGTACCAGCTATCAGAAATCTCCAAAGTTCCTTCAAATTAATCACAGGAGAGAACAAAACCCCAGGATTCAAAGCCAGCAACCTTTGAAATGACAGGAACACGAATAACCTCAGCACGTGGCAGCCAGTACCTCCACACCTTTTCACATCAGCTGTGACAAATTACCTTCAGCACTGGTGTAGGCAAGCAAGAGTGTGAAAGCAGAACCAGGGCACAGCAAGAGGCCAGCAGATGTCCATCACttaactgcaaaagaaaaacaaatccaatGGCACATTGAAAGGATAAATTCTCCCCAatgaaaaggacaaagaaagaaaaataaacacatattGTTTcccagcaaataaaaaaaaatgaatgggGGGTTGTATAAGTAGGGGTAAGTTATGCAAACTTCAGTTTggtgcctggaaaaaaaataatagaggaAGTAATCAGTAAAAGATGTTTAAAGTCAGACAATAGCAGTGGCAGAGTGAGGAAGCAAGAATGCAGCCATAAAGCTGTGGCTAACATTTGTCTGGGGCAAAACAATTAATCTTAGTTAAATGTTGCATAGCCCTAAACTCATACCCTCCTCCATTTCCCAACCTATTTACACAACAGAGAAACCCCAGGTGCTACAGGAGCAGCAAAACCATTCCAAGTGCAAGCAGGAGCACGTGTTCCCAATGctgggaggaggctgcagagggggATTCTCCTCCTACCGTGGCCAGGGGCATTATCAGCACCACCAAATTCACAGCTCTGGTGTCCCTGATGCTTTGCACACATTTATGTTGGGATACACCCCTTGCACCGCAGCCTggcctgctgccagcagctgggatgggggaCGTGAGTGTGGACTGAGCACAaaccagtgctgctggggcacaCCCTGGCACAAGGCACCAAAAGCCTCATGTGAGGCAGCCCCTGggccagagctgccagcccagcttgATCCCAAACCCTCATCATCCCCAGGCTAGGTTAGGCACCCTCCTCTCCATCCAGGCCCccaccctgcacagccccagctgggctgaTCCCAGATATCCTTTCCCCAACAGGTAAATCGCCTTtcactccctgctgctcctACCTGCTTCCTGCCATCCCCAAGGATTGTAGGGAGGGCACAGAGCTCTTGAGAGGACAAGGGCTCATCCCCCTTTCCCACAGGCACCTGAGGTTTCATAGCCCAGGTGCCAACTGACTCTTAATTCACACATTCAGCTTACAACCAGGTGTAACTCTTTTGCAGCCCCTCTGCTTCAGATCTCAGGGGAGGGGAAGCCAAAGGAGTTAGCTCCTCTGAAATTTTGACCTTTCCCACCTGGGAATCCCATAAGGAAAAGCACCATACTCCTGTCATTTACTCTGCAGCTCGTTTGCTGTGGAGTCCATGAACCTTTGTCAGTGAGTCTTAAAAACCCTGAGCCCTCAGGCTGGCTGTGTGGgtgtgcagccacagccccctgcagctgccccttCTATGTGAAacaggctgtgccctgctgtcccctgcccagccaggaaAATGCCATGTGCCCTGAGGTGGCACAAGTCACTGCTGACCAAATGTGGGTTTCCCAAGCATTCCCTCAAACCCCAGGTCTTttgcaaggcagcagcagagacttTTACATCAAACTAAAGAGAAGCTGGGACATGAAAGGAAGGCATGAGGTGGAAAGAGATGGGGGACATGAGATAGGATGTAAGGGGAGAGGTGACAGTAGGAAGGGATGAAAGATGGAGAGTGGGCTGGAGGATAGGATAGCATACAGAATAGGATAGGGTGGGATAGGAGACAGGATGAGATAGGATGGGGAGGGTGCCCAGCCtttgggctgctcctggccaccTCTCCCATGACCATGGGCCTTTGGCACAGGGGGTGTCACCTGGGACGGCTGCACTGGAAGGGGGTGGGGGCAGTGAGTAGGACAGGTGGGAAAAGAGGAACAGCCCTTACTCCCCCTCAATATTTGGGCAAGTTAAAAATTACCAAGCACAGAAGGGGAGTAAGATCCGAAGGAGAAGGGTGACTCAGCTTGTCAAATGACTCTGGTGGCGTCAGCCAGGCTTATTAGCATTTATATACAGGGAGCTTTCCTGCACTGAGGCTGCTTCCTGCATAGCAGCatcttccctccttctcctcctccatgTCAAAGGGAAACTGCTcagggttggattttttttttttttttattaaaactgattttttaaacattttacagCTGGCTTTGCAAATCTTCCATCTCATCCTGGGCATGGAGGGTAAAGCCGAGACATGGCAATGCCCTGACCTGGAGGATTTGGAGCCTAGGATGCTGGCAGACCCCATTGCATTCTGAATTCTTCTGTTGGCTCTACATCGTCCTGCTTTCCCTCCCCATGGCCAAGCAGGAATTCACTCCAGGCAATAGAACAGCCCCAGGAGCACCTTCACAACCTTGCAAAATCACCAGCTATTAAAACaaggagagctgggctgagcagggatgctgcctcctgcagccagctcaAGCTCTGGGCATTGCTGGAGTGGCTCAGTGTGAAAACCTCTGCCAGGCACTGTGGTTGTGCCAGACCCCTGGACTGAAGCGTGGATGTCCTTCAAGGTGGTgagggctgggctcagccagggcaggcaggtTGTGAGAGTTGCTGGCTCCTGGCTCGTGATGTCCAAGCAATTTGCTTTGCAGCTCCAGAGCCCACAGCTGCTAAATGCCCAAACATGGGGAACCCAGGGATCTCCAAAGAGCATcagactgttttaaaaatactttattctttAGAAAATACAGCGTTCAGTACAGTGTGCTCTGCTCCCCCCAGCTTCAACCC includes the following:
- the ALAS1 gene encoding 5-aminolevulinate synthase, nonspecific, mitochondrial; translated protein: MEAVVRRCPFLARVSQAFLQKAGPSLLLYAQHCPRMMEAAPPAARALATSAARGQQAEEETPAGRREAKIVKEVAQQNGDGTQPPAGHPPASAGQSTATKCPFLAAQMNHKNSNVFCKASLELQEDVQEMQVDRKGTEFAKIPSTSTVRKIETEGEEQSGLLKKFKDIMLKQRPESVSHLLQDNLPKSVSTFQYDQFFEKKIDEKKKDHTYRVFKTVNRKAQIFPMADDYTDSLITKKEVSVWCSNDYLGMSRHPRVCGAVMETLKQHGAGAGGTRNISGTSKFHVDLEKELADLHGKDAALLFSSCFVANDSTLFTLAKMLPGCEIYSDSGNHASMIQGIRNSRVPKHIFRHNDVNHLRELLKKSDPSTPKIVAFETVHSMDGAVCPLEELCDVAHEHGAITFVDEVHAVGLYGARGGGIGDRDGIMHKMDIISGTLGKAFGCVGGYISSTSSLIDTVRSYAAGFIFTTSLPPMLLAGALESVRTLKSAEGQVLRRQHQRNVKLMRQMLMDAGLPVVHCPSHIIPIRVADAAKNTEICDKLMSQHSIYVQAINYPTVPRGEELLRIAPTPHHTPQMMSYFLEKLLATWKDVGLELKPHSSAECNFCRRPLHFEVMSERERAYFSGMSKLVSVSA